CTAGCTATTTTAGCGAATTTTTCATCTACGTGTTGTTTGACAGTGTCTGTAACATCAACATGGTGACCAGAAAGATTTATTTTCATAGATTGTCCTTAAAAGAATTTACTTGCCAAATTTATCGCGTGTCACAACTGCATGCTGACATAAATAATGGTGTTGCACAAATGCAGACTGACATATTTAGACATAGGGCATGTGCTTTGCGTCACAAGTACTCAAGTCTATAATGTGTTTTATATCTCCTTGCGTACTTTATCACTGTGCCATTAATAAACGTGCATGGGGTATATCAAATTGACCTAACCCCTACATTGATTAAACATCAGATTACTGATTAAGTATAGACACAATAATGTCACAAAGGTTGCAACTTTTGGCTTGTTCTCACAAGTGATTACAAACCAAACAAATAACCACTAAAAGCAGTTACTTTGTAAGCAACTATACATTTTTTATCTGTTTATACTTTAGTAAATGAAGTCGAATTAATTTTTTATAAAGGATCCCTATGGCAACGAATCAACTGCAAATCGATATTATTTCTGACGTAATGTGCCCTTGGTGCATTGTTGGTTATCGCCGACTTGAACGAGCATTGAGTCAATTTGACGATTTAGAGGTTAAATTGCAGTGGCATCCGTTTGAGCTAAACCCCGCAATGGGGCCTGAAGGGCAACACTTAGGTGAACATATTGCCGAGAAATACGGCTCAACACCGGAACAAAGTACACAAAATCGACAACGATTAACCCAAATGGGTGCCGATTTAGGCTTTGAGTTTAACTTTTCTGACGCATCGCGAATTTACAACACGCTACAGGCCCACCAGCTACTTTATTGGGCGGCGGAGTCTGGCAAGCAAACTGAATTGAAACTGGCGTTGTTCAGCAGCTACTTTACTGATCAGAAAAACCCAGATGACATTGAAGTTCTCATTGAAGCAGCCACAAAGGTAGGCTTAGATGCTGATGAGGCACGAGCAGTGCTCACAGAAAAACGCTTTGAAACAGCGGTAAAAGAGGAAGAGCAACTGTGGATCAGTCGCGGGATCCAAGCCGTCCCCGCCATTGTGTTTAATCAACAATATTTAATCTCTGGCGCACAAGATCCCGACACTATTGCTGAATTAATTAGTAAACTGACGACAGAAGACGCTTAAACCGTTTTAATTAAACAAATAAAACCCAGCTTGCGCTGGGTTTTGTGTTTACTGGATAATCACTAAACCTAGTTCAACTTTGTCACTAATAAAGTAGGTGACTCAGAGCTTGGACCTGTTACCGTAAAGCGATAGGTACCGGCGCTTGTTGCATTAAAATGCATGTTTGCGCCTTTTTTCGCTAAGGTTTTCAACAAACCTTCACTCACAGCGTCATCGCCTGCTATGGCACCAAAATCAATTGTCGACCAATCTGCTGTCGCGATTTTAAATTCATTATCACCGGCGGCTAACACAATATCGACTTGGTAAATAGATGATCCCTGATAGGCCAATGCATCTACTTCGCCCCAGCCATTCATGCCACCACGAATGTAAACGGTATTACCGACAAACATGTCTGTTTTGTCGATGGTCAAAATAGGGGCATTACGATTACTCATATCAAAGGTAAAACTGTACATCGCATCTGCTTCAATATTGATGCTTAAATTGCCACCTTTTACAGCCAGTGCTTTGCCAATACTCAGCTGCACTGTGCCATCTGCATCTAAGCTACCATAATCGACGCTATCCCAGTCGCTAGAGGCCATTTTAAAGCCTTTGGTTCCAGCGGTAACCATGACTTCAGCACGATATATACTGCCACCTAAATAGACCATTTCATTATCGGTAGACCAGCCATTCATGTCACCGCGTAAATATACTGGAGTGTCAGCAAAAGGCTCTTGGTTATATACCGATAACACAGGGTTCTGCTTGTCTGCCGCATTTAATGAGAACACGTAGGTTGCGTCACGTGATGCTGTAAAGGTCATGTTAGCTCCTTTGGCAGCAAGCAATTCAGCCACGTTTTCATCAACAAC
The Shewanella vesiculosa DNA segment above includes these coding regions:
- a CDS encoding DsbA family oxidoreductase; protein product: MATNQLQIDIISDVMCPWCIVGYRRLERALSQFDDLEVKLQWHPFELNPAMGPEGQHLGEHIAEKYGSTPEQSTQNRQRLTQMGADLGFEFNFSDASRIYNTLQAHQLLYWAAESGKQTELKLALFSSYFTDQKNPDDIEVLIEAATKVGLDADEARAVLTEKRFETAVKEEEQLWISRGIQAVPAIVFNQQYLISGAQDPDTIAELISKLTTEDA